From the Bacteroidia bacterium genome, one window contains:
- a CDS encoding bifunctional lysine ketoglutarate reductase /saccharopine dehydrogenase family protein has protein sequence MINCIGVRKETKDITQRRVPLSPEQLGRLIAGRGLRVLVEPMERRVFADQEYISAGAELTDDFRDANVVFGVKEIQPQFMLDDKAYMFFSHTVKGQPYNMPMLRYILDHRITLIDYELVKDAQGRRLVFFGNFAGLAGMIDSLWALGRRLLSEGIASPFAQVKYATEYELLHRAEEALKAVGEDIAANGLPDAIVPFITGFTGYGNVSRGAQHLYDLLPTQRIEASELAAFMAKGEFSNRVCYKVEFREEDMFEAKDPNAPFVLQHFYEHPEFYQSKFDRYLPHLTLMVNGIYWEARYPRLLSIEGARALWSGAAPPRLRVVGDITCDIDGSVQLNVKETSSVNPVYVYEPLSGNVIDGWEGAGPVILAVDKLPTELPREASAAFGASLEPLVPALAAADFTQPFETLDLPPELKNAIIAHQGSLVERFRYLEEQLVQHA, from the coding sequence ATGATCAATTGCATCGGCGTACGGAAGGAAACAAAAGACATCACGCAGCGGCGCGTGCCCTTGTCGCCGGAACAACTCGGCCGACTCATCGCCGGGCGGGGGTTGCGGGTGCTCGTCGAACCCATGGAGCGCCGCGTCTTTGCCGATCAGGAGTACATTTCCGCCGGTGCCGAGCTCACGGACGATTTTCGCGATGCGAATGTCGTCTTCGGCGTAAAGGAGATTCAGCCGCAGTTCATGCTGGACGACAAAGCGTATATGTTCTTCTCCCATACGGTGAAGGGGCAGCCGTACAACATGCCCATGCTGCGTTATATCCTCGACCATCGCATCACGCTGATTGACTATGAGCTCGTCAAGGATGCGCAGGGCCGCCGCCTGGTGTTCTTCGGGAATTTCGCGGGCCTCGCGGGGATGATAGACTCACTCTGGGCGCTCGGGCGACGTCTGCTCTCCGAGGGTATTGCCTCGCCCTTTGCGCAGGTGAAATATGCCACGGAGTATGAGCTTCTGCATCGCGCCGAGGAGGCATTGAAAGCAGTAGGGGAGGACATCGCCGCCAACGGACTTCCGGATGCCATCGTGCCCTTCATTACCGGCTTCACCGGCTACGGCAATGTTTCACGGGGCGCGCAGCATCTGTACGATCTGCTCCCTACACAGCGCATCGAGGCCTCGGAGCTCGCGGCATTCATGGCGAAGGGGGAATTCTCGAACCGCGTCTGCTACAAGGTGGAATTCCGCGAAGAGGATATGTTCGAAGCGAAAGATCCGAACGCGCCGTTTGTGCTTCAGCATTTCTACGAGCATCCGGAATTTTACCAATCGAAATTCGATCGCTATCTTCCGCACCTGACACTGATGGTGAATGGCATTTACTGGGAGGCCCGTTACCCCCGCCTGCTCAGCATCGAGGGTGCACGCGCTCTCTGGAGCGGCGCCGCGCCTCCGCGACTCCGTGTCGTCGGCGACATCACCTGCGACATAGACGGCTCGGTGCAGCTCAACGTCAAGGAAACAAGCTCCGTCAATCCCGTCTACGTGTACGAGCCGCTGAGCGGCAATGTCATAGACGGATGGGAAGGCGCCGGGCCCGTCATTCTCGCGGTGGATAAACTCCCGACCGAACTGCCGCGCGAAGCCTCCGCGGCTTTCGGTGCTTCGCTCGAACCGCTGGTGCCCGCACTTGCCGCCGCGGATTTCACACAGCCGTTCGAGACGCTGGATCTCCCGCCGGAACTCAAGAACGCAATCATCGCACACCAAGGTTCGCTCGTTGAACGCTTCCGCTATCTCGAGGAGCAGCTCGTACAACACGCCTGA
- a CDS encoding acetylserotonin O-methyltransferase translates to MSTAWTSESLLAAINGYRQSRIILTAEELGLWKLLDAGNRTAAEIANACGSDPRATDRLLSALCALGLVYTDGERYRHSDASRRFLSPASDECFTNLGHYSNLWERWSRLTEAVRTGTAPEHTPVEDRTPDWLENFIAAMHHRAKVQAPADVNLIDFHDAASALDLGGGSGAYAMAMVRVKQDLKATVFDLPAVIPITRRYIRDAGLEHRIETLAGDYLTDGIGSGYDVIFLSAIVHSNSPEQNTMLIRKCADALNDGGRLIVQDFIIDEDRVHPPSAALFAINMLVATEAGDTYTEQEVAAWMRSAGLTDIERHDTLFGAAQLHARKRQE, encoded by the coding sequence ATGAGTACAGCCTGGACTTCGGAATCTCTTCTGGCCGCCATCAACGGGTATCGCCAGAGCCGCATCATTCTGACCGCTGAGGAATTGGGCCTGTGGAAGCTCCTCGATGCGGGAAACCGCACCGCCGCGGAAATCGCCAACGCCTGCGGGAGCGATCCGCGAGCCACCGATCGCTTGTTGAGCGCACTGTGCGCACTGGGATTGGTGTATACGGACGGAGAGCGCTACAGGCATTCGGACGCTTCCCGCAGATTCCTGTCACCCGCTTCCGACGAGTGCTTCACGAATCTCGGGCACTATTCCAATTTGTGGGAGCGCTGGAGTCGGCTCACCGAGGCCGTCCGCACAGGTACAGCGCCTGAGCATACGCCTGTGGAGGATCGTACCCCGGATTGGCTTGAAAACTTTATCGCCGCCATGCATCATCGCGCGAAAGTGCAGGCCCCGGCCGATGTGAACCTGATTGATTTCCACGACGCCGCGTCCGCGCTCGATCTTGGCGGCGGCTCCGGCGCCTACGCCATGGCCATGGTGCGCGTCAAACAGGATCTCAAGGCCACAGTCTTCGATCTCCCGGCCGTCATACCGATAACGCGCCGCTACATACGTGACGCGGGACTCGAGCACAGGATAGAAACACTGGCGGGGGATTACCTGACGGACGGCATCGGGAGCGGCTATGACGTGATCTTCCTCTCCGCTATTGTGCACAGCAACAGTCCTGAGCAGAACACCATGCTTATCCGCAAGTGCGCGGACGCGCTGAACGACGGAGGCCGGCTGATCGTACAGGATTTTATTATCGACGAAGACCGGGTACACCCGCCGTCGGCCGCGCTGTTCGCGATCAACATGCTCGTGGCCACCGAGGCCGGGGACACGTACACGGAGCAGGAAGTCGCGGCCTGGATGCGCTCCGCAGGGCTTACGGATATCGAGCGGCACGACACGCTTTTCGGGGCCGCGCAATTGCACGCGAGAAAGCGTCAGGAATAA
- a CDS encoding 5'-nucleotidase C-terminal domain-containing protein: protein MIRSLFVSIVALLLSVNVQMFAQQAKHLTVLHLNDSHSNLLPGAPRDMLGQGTMGGIARVATVINRERLGDQPVLTLHAGDVFIGDPMYNLFYDQPLELSLLAALGIDAMAVGNHEFDLTPYYLEQALNNTLGAPPAFPLLSANLDLTNWSSLSQYIQPAVIKQYPGMKVGIFGLTTPAANYLSQPYPVVVIGDPANPTPLMQLIAAQVTDLRDSGCDIVICLSHMGVALDQAIAANIPGIDVIVGGHDHWPLAQPLVVQNPSGKPVSIVQTVGHNRQIGKLHLKLHKGVVTVLNYHLINLDSTVPEDATIKGMVDGAASLLEGYLPGLFSQPVALCTGTLTQEAVGVDQPGYHDTHAGNLITDAYMAATGADIAVQAGGSIAQPLYAGPVLPVDIFRMIGYGFNTTNGLGYFVTTIDVKGSDLWMALESVLADLSSDEMLMQVSSSMSYAYDPTKAVGSRLQYVLINGSMIDPNTTYTVACNEAVPMFLTLMGVPFSNPQPTMYTEFEVMLDYIMTLGTVSPGTLPGRVRAIVVPKRAEDIQPVALSVTTSPNPFTDNAVINVTLSDASELTLLVVDVLGRTVARLAEGRYDAGMVSKQLHAGALQAGVYFVVAQTGDGHVLTSRILKMR from the coding sequence ATGATCCGTTCTCTGTTCGTCTCGATTGTCGCTCTGCTGCTTTCCGTGAATGTGCAGATGTTCGCGCAGCAGGCCAAACATCTGACAGTATTGCATCTCAATGATTCTCACAGCAATCTCCTTCCCGGCGCGCCACGGGACATGCTCGGCCAGGGCACAATGGGAGGTATTGCGCGCGTTGCCACCGTCATCAATCGTGAGCGCCTGGGTGATCAACCCGTCCTGACGCTGCACGCCGGCGACGTATTTATTGGTGATCCCATGTACAATCTGTTCTACGATCAGCCGCTGGAGCTGTCCCTGCTCGCGGCACTCGGGATCGACGCCATGGCCGTCGGGAATCATGAATTCGATCTGACGCCATACTACCTGGAGCAAGCGCTGAACAATACGCTGGGTGCGCCTCCCGCCTTTCCGTTGCTTTCCGCAAATCTCGATCTCACCAACTGGTCTTCACTCTCACAGTACATTCAACCTGCCGTGATCAAGCAGTATCCGGGCATGAAAGTCGGTATTTTCGGATTGACGACACCAGCGGCGAATTACCTTTCACAGCCTTATCCTGTGGTGGTCATCGGCGATCCCGCGAATCCGACACCTCTGATGCAGCTGATCGCCGCACAGGTTACGGATCTCCGCGATTCCGGCTGCGATATCGTCATCTGCCTGTCGCACATGGGTGTGGCGCTGGACCAGGCCATTGCGGCGAATATTCCCGGCATCGATGTCATTGTCGGCGGACACGACCATTGGCCGCTCGCTCAACCCCTCGTTGTCCAGAATCCTTCCGGAAAGCCGGTCAGTATCGTTCAAACCGTCGGTCATAACCGCCAGATAGGCAAACTGCACCTGAAACTCCATAAGGGCGTGGTCACTGTATTGAATTATCATCTCATCAATCTTGACAGCACCGTCCCCGAAGATGCCACCATCAAGGGGATGGTTGACGGCGCGGCATCTTTGCTCGAGGGATATCTTCCCGGACTGTTCAGCCAGCCGGTAGCGTTGTGTACAGGTACACTCACACAAGAAGCCGTCGGTGTGGATCAGCCGGGTTATCACGACACTCATGCCGGTAACCTCATTACGGATGCGTACATGGCGGCCACCGGCGCGGATATAGCCGTGCAAGCGGGAGGCTCGATCGCACAGCCGCTGTATGCCGGTCCCGTGCTTCCGGTGGACATCTTCCGTATGATCGGTTACGGCTTCAACACGACCAACGGCCTTGGATATTTCGTCACCACAATCGACGTCAAGGGGAGTGATCTTTGGATGGCGCTGGAATCCGTGCTTGCAGATCTCAGCAGCGACGAAATGCTGATGCAGGTGTCCTCATCCATGTCCTATGCGTATGACCCGACAAAAGCGGTTGGCAGCCGGTTACAGTATGTATTGATCAATGGGAGCATGATCGATCCCAACACAACCTACACGGTTGCCTGCAACGAGGCCGTCCCGATGTTCCTGACGCTGATGGGTGTTCCGTTCAGCAATCCGCAGCCCACCATGTACACGGAGTTCGAGGTGATGCTCGATTACATTATGACCCTGGGTACTGTCAGTCCCGGAACACTGCCCGGCCGCGTGCGCGCCATCGTGGTACCGAAGCGCGCGGAGGATATCCAGCCGGTGGCATTGTCGGTTACGACATCGCCGAATCCGTTTACCGACAACGCCGTGATCAACGTTACCCTGTCGGATGCAAGCGAGTTGACGCTGCTGGTGGTGGACGTGCTCGGCAGAACGGTTGCCCGCCTTGCCGAAGGGCGGTATGATGCGGGCATGGTCTCGAAACAATTGCACGCTGGAGCACTGCAGGCGGGCGTGTATTTCGTTGTCGCGCAAACGGGTGACGGACATGTGCTGACCTCGCGCATACTCAAGATGCGGTAA
- a CDS encoding bifunctional metallophosphatase/5'-nucleotidase, whose product MTRFTTLILLGLLAAIPLQGQQVHNLTILHVNDSHSNLLPMAPRNTSGEGSVGGIARAATIIHNERLGSDPVLTLHAGDVFIGDPMYNLLYDQPAELSLLALLGFDAMAVGNHEFDLTPMALLLGLSNTLGDTPPFPLLSANLDLSHEQVQPLQHYIKNAVIKEYAGLKVGIFGLTTPWTNHFSQPSPASVIEDPEQLMTLIGTEVATLRGQGCDVVICLSHMGFDLDVLIASTIPGIDVIVGGHDHKALATPVVVSDPMGGSTSIVQTAGFYRQMGRMKLTVQDGVVSVADYELLALDQSVEEDATVKAMIDGIAAEIEQVVPGLFSTPIAQCTADLSEEARDLMHAGAHDTHVGNLVADAFAAVTGADIGIQPGGSTAQPLYAGPILPVDVFRMIGYGFNETNGLGFRVVTLSLSGAALMMTLEATLADIESNDEMLMQVSSSLAYTYDPREAVGARLKTVLYNGAPLDPGATYTVASNELAATFLDILQIPYDNLAIFNDMTEFEVLLGYLMDLETVNANPLPGRVASLATVGLGEVLPPSPSNIALDAAPHPFTTQTAITVSLEQAATLDVIVHDMLGRAVSHIASGRYGQGRHTMLWNAPEAAPGLYFCIARDSDGGAVCMPLLKVR is encoded by the coding sequence ATGACACGCTTCACGACTCTCATTCTTCTCGGCCTGCTTGCCGCCATTCCGCTGCAAGGCCAGCAGGTGCACAATCTGACCATCCTTCACGTCAACGACTCGCACAGCAACTTGCTGCCCATGGCTCCGCGCAACACTTCCGGCGAAGGGTCGGTAGGCGGTATCGCGCGAGCCGCGACGATCATTCACAATGAACGCCTGGGGAGCGACCCCGTCCTCACACTTCATGCCGGCGACGTTTTCATCGGCGATCCGATGTACAATCTGCTTTACGATCAGCCAGCCGAGCTTTCCCTTTTGGCATTGCTCGGTTTCGACGCAATGGCGGTGGGCAATCACGAGTTTGATCTCACCCCTATGGCGCTGTTGCTGGGGCTCTCGAACACACTGGGTGATACCCCGCCCTTCCCGCTTCTGTCGGCGAATCTGGACCTGTCGCATGAGCAGGTGCAGCCCTTGCAACATTACATAAAAAATGCCGTGATCAAGGAATACGCGGGGCTCAAGGTGGGTATTTTCGGCCTCACCACTCCGTGGACGAATCACTTCTCCCAACCGTCTCCGGCCAGCGTGATCGAAGACCCTGAACAACTCATGACGCTGATCGGCACCGAGGTCGCCACACTGCGCGGCCAGGGATGCGATGTGGTGATCTGCCTGTCGCACATGGGCTTCGATCTTGACGTCCTGATTGCTTCGACGATTCCGGGAATAGACGTCATTGTGGGAGGTCACGACCACAAGGCTCTCGCAACGCCCGTTGTGGTAAGCGATCCGATGGGTGGGAGTACATCCATCGTCCAAACCGCGGGATTCTACCGTCAGATGGGCCGCATGAAACTTACTGTTCAGGACGGGGTGGTTTCCGTTGCCGACTATGAGCTGCTTGCTCTCGACCAGAGCGTGGAAGAAGACGCTACGGTGAAAGCGATGATAGACGGTATTGCCGCAGAGATCGAACAGGTGGTGCCAGGGTTGTTTTCGACACCCATCGCGCAATGCACCGCCGATCTGAGTGAGGAAGCGCGGGATCTGATGCATGCGGGTGCGCATGATACGCATGTCGGGAATCTGGTTGCCGATGCCTTCGCCGCTGTGACCGGAGCAGATATCGGCATACAGCCGGGCGGTTCGACGGCGCAGCCGCTGTACGCTGGGCCAATTCTCCCCGTGGATGTGTTCCGGATGATCGGATACGGTTTCAATGAAACGAACGGACTCGGTTTTCGCGTCGTCACGCTGTCTCTCAGTGGCGCAGCGCTCATGATGACGCTGGAAGCGACGCTTGCCGATATTGAGAGCAATGACGAGATGCTCATGCAGGTGTCGTCGTCGCTTGCGTACACATACGATCCGAGGGAAGCTGTCGGAGCGCGTCTGAAAACCGTACTCTACAATGGCGCCCCTCTGGACCCCGGAGCGACGTACACAGTGGCCAGCAATGAACTGGCCGCCACGTTCCTGGACATTTTACAAATTCCGTACGACAATCTCGCGATTTTCAATGATATGACGGAGTTCGAAGTTCTCCTCGGCTACCTGATGGACCTGGAAACGGTCAATGCAAATCCTCTCCCCGGGCGCGTCGCATCTCTTGCTACCGTCGGTCTGGGTGAGGTGCTCCCGCCCTCGCCGTCGAATATCGCCCTTGATGCGGCCCCACATCCCTTCACCACACAGACGGCGATCACCGTGTCGCTCGAACAGGCGGCAACACTCGACGTCATCGTGCATGATATGCTGGGCCGCGCCGTGTCGCATATCGCTTCCGGCAGATATGGTCAAGGAAGACACACCATGCTGTGGAACGCACCCGAGGCGGCTCCCGGCCTGTACTTTTGCATCGCGCGCGATTCCGATGGCGGGGCCGTGTGCATGCCTCTGCTGAAAGTGCGCTGA
- a CDS encoding ATP-binding protein yields MPRNNLRKALFVLLEVIVLFLCAMGIKQSAEKATIHKSDLIDRQTRGDSIIVSDSKGNLQKGDQLLEIDGIRLHHVYDVEFVLDGKPIGADVALTIGRDGKRLVVHERLTAYYSPFDIVAQLLAAAGCLLIGIFVLSSRPGDAAAIRFKGLTMVVACLVSFTAGYYRTEPEGIGYLLRFLFPAKYIWTGAFLLDFCLRYAAPRQQPRRSFLYVLYALPIIATILGTVFSIRAFASTDLLDAVPYYTILTLFKGVLIVLALCAVGYVLLRYHRTNDRVERRRLMWVLGSVGFSVVWYVLFWQIPTSIVIRNTVPTQYHALLDLLEFPESTLLLALTLSCLGIAIGTVRHRLFDIEVLSRRGLVTFIVLSSLLLLYVLTMYIITQSLGQSDQTTFITASTVVMALLLLAVTPMRSLTQHFVDKYLFRVEYDFRLALSRLQEAMDQCLNTDGVAKVLVDDLTNLLKIEQAVLLQRNREEHFTIARAQRITRRQGSSITLKAHRLQALDAAVYDFGGFCEPSAEIPRLDFPGAKRMGFALVSVLKDESDRVTGLLVFGRKLGMAPFSVEDTDIIAKISEQATGQLAKIVLQEKLTIEMHESNRLRELNRMKSQFVSGVSHDLKTPLTAIRMYTEMISMRHENLDKDTGKYLAVIDGECRRLSKLVDNVLDFSRIEQGKREYHMRKTDIVELVEETVDVMRYQFDISGFTCTVLRHYTSCRVLMDRQAMQDACINLLSNAIKYSGEAKHITVEISRDEFFGRIAVEDFGDGITAEDIPHLFEPFYRSHAEHVQRQGGVGLGLSLVRHIMTAHKGAIEVQSVPGRGSTFTLIIPIQETA; encoded by the coding sequence ATGCCTCGGAACAACCTTCGCAAGGCGCTCTTCGTTCTGCTCGAGGTCATCGTGCTGTTTCTCTGTGCAATGGGCATTAAACAGAGCGCAGAAAAGGCGACCATTCACAAGAGCGACCTCATTGATCGGCAGACGCGCGGAGATTCGATTATCGTGTCCGACAGCAAAGGGAATCTGCAAAAAGGCGATCAACTGCTGGAGATCGATGGTATCAGGCTCCATCATGTGTACGACGTCGAGTTCGTCCTCGACGGCAAGCCGATCGGCGCTGATGTCGCCCTGACCATCGGAAGAGATGGAAAGCGGCTGGTCGTTCATGAGAGGCTCACAGCGTATTATTCACCGTTTGACATCGTTGCGCAGCTGCTCGCCGCGGCCGGCTGTCTCCTGATTGGCATCTTTGTGCTGTCAAGCCGCCCGGGTGATGCTGCCGCTATCCGGTTCAAAGGACTGACGATGGTGGTTGCCTGTCTTGTCAGCTTTACGGCCGGTTATTACCGAACCGAACCGGAAGGGATCGGCTATCTGCTTCGATTTCTTTTCCCTGCGAAGTACATCTGGACGGGAGCGTTCCTCCTCGATTTCTGCCTGAGGTATGCCGCCCCACGGCAGCAACCGCGTCGGAGTTTTCTCTACGTATTGTATGCACTGCCCATTATCGCAACGATACTGGGTACAGTCTTTTCCATTCGCGCTTTTGCATCCACAGACCTTCTCGATGCTGTGCCGTACTATACCATACTCACCTTGTTCAAGGGCGTGTTGATCGTTCTTGCGCTTTGCGCGGTAGGGTATGTACTTCTGCGCTACCATCGTACGAATGACCGCGTCGAGCGGCGAAGACTGATGTGGGTCCTCGGCAGCGTCGGCTTCAGTGTCGTCTGGTACGTCCTGTTCTGGCAAATACCCACATCCATCGTGATACGGAACACTGTGCCCACGCAGTACCATGCGCTGCTGGATCTCCTGGAGTTTCCCGAGAGCACGCTGCTGCTTGCGCTGACGCTGAGTTGCCTGGGCATAGCAATCGGAACCGTCCGTCATCGTCTGTTCGACATTGAAGTTCTTTCGAGGCGTGGACTCGTCACCTTCATTGTCCTGAGTTCTCTTCTTCTGTTGTATGTTCTTACCATGTACATCATCACGCAGAGTTTGGGACAATCGGATCAGACCACCTTTATTACGGCATCAACGGTTGTCATGGCACTATTGCTCCTCGCCGTGACACCGATGCGTTCGCTGACACAGCATTTCGTGGATAAATACCTGTTTCGTGTCGAGTACGATTTTCGCCTGGCGCTGAGCCGACTACAGGAGGCGATGGATCAGTGCCTGAATACCGACGGTGTCGCCAAAGTGCTTGTGGATGACCTGACGAATCTGTTGAAAATCGAACAGGCGGTGTTGCTGCAAAGGAACCGAGAGGAGCACTTCACCATCGCCCGGGCGCAGCGGATCACCCGACGTCAGGGCTCGTCCATCACCCTCAAGGCGCATCGTCTCCAGGCACTGGACGCTGCGGTGTATGACTTCGGAGGATTCTGCGAACCGAGTGCCGAGATCCCGCGGCTCGACTTCCCTGGAGCGAAGCGCATGGGTTTCGCACTTGTCAGCGTGTTAAAAGACGAAAGCGACAGGGTTACCGGACTGCTGGTTTTTGGAAGGAAACTGGGCATGGCACCGTTCAGCGTCGAGGATACCGACATCATTGCCAAGATTTCGGAGCAGGCAACAGGACAACTGGCAAAAATTGTCCTGCAAGAGAAACTGACGATTGAAATGCATGAAAGTAACCGGCTCCGCGAACTGAACCGCATGAAATCCCAATTCGTGTCCGGTGTGAGTCACGATCTCAAGACACCGCTCACCGCCATACGCATGTACACGGAAATGATCTCCATGCGTCATGAGAACCTCGACAAAGACACAGGGAAGTATCTGGCCGTGATCGACGGCGAATGCCGGCGTTTATCGAAACTTGTGGATAATGTGCTCGATTTCTCGCGCATTGAGCAGGGAAAGCGCGAATACCACATGAGAAAAACCGACATTGTGGAACTGGTCGAAGAGACGGTGGACGTGATGCGCTATCAGTTCGACATCAGCGGCTTCACCTGCACCGTACTCCGCCATTACACATCCTGCCGAGTGCTCATGGACCGACAGGCCATGCAGGACGCATGCATCAACCTGCTTTCCAATGCGATCAAGTACTCCGGAGAGGCGAAGCATATTACCGTGGAGATCTCGCGTGACGAGTTCTTCGGACGTATCGCCGTGGAGGATTTCGGCGACGGCATCACCGCGGAGGACATTCCGCATCTTTTTGAGCCGTTCTATCGGTCACACGCCGAGCATGTACAGCGGCAAGGCGGCGTGGGACTTGGCCTCTCTCTGGTGCGACATATCATGACGGCGCACAAGGGCGCCATAGAAGTACAAAGCGTTCCCGGCCGCGGAAGCACGTTCACTCTCATCATACCGATACAGGAGACAGCATGA
- a CDS encoding response regulator transcription factor: protein MKRIFIIEDDPAIREGLEVSLRDAHYEVEAEADGERGFVKVKRNPPDAIILDLMLPSKNGEDICRDLRAAGVQTPILMLTSKGSELDTVLGLELGADDYMTKPFSLRELHARIKALLRRAPETHPVEEMEVNGIWLNTRTREVLRDGSAIDLSTREFDILTYMMQHKNEVITRDMLLDDVWGYEHYPTTRTVDNYILSLRKKIEPEPSHPRYIITIHTSGYKFIG, encoded by the coding sequence ATGAAGCGCATTTTCATTATCGAAGATGATCCGGCGATACGTGAAGGACTCGAAGTAAGCCTCCGGGACGCGCATTACGAGGTCGAAGCGGAAGCAGACGGAGAGCGCGGTTTCGTGAAGGTGAAACGCAATCCCCCGGACGCCATCATCCTCGACCTGATGCTGCCGTCGAAGAACGGTGAGGACATCTGTCGCGACCTTCGCGCGGCAGGTGTGCAAACGCCCATTCTCATGTTGACAAGCAAAGGAAGTGAATTGGATACGGTGCTGGGTCTGGAACTCGGAGCCGATGATTACATGACAAAACCCTTCTCTCTTCGTGAGCTGCACGCCCGCATCAAGGCCCTGCTCCGACGCGCTCCGGAGACGCATCCGGTGGAGGAGATGGAAGTCAACGGTATATGGCTCAACACGCGCACGCGCGAAGTGCTGCGCGACGGGAGCGCCATTGATCTGTCAACGAGGGAATTCGATATCCTCACCTATATGATGCAGCATAAGAACGAAGTGATCACACGGGACATGCTGCTCGACGATGTGTGGGGCTACGAGCACTATCCGACGACGCGCACGGTGGATAACTATATTCTTTCACTGCGTAAAAAAATCGAACCGGAACCGTCGCATCCCAGATACATCATCACCATACACACATCGGGGTATAAATTCATTGGCTGA
- a CDS encoding AbgT family transporter has product MGQKIPNVFVIVFFLILAAAVGTWLLPGGAFERKMVDVGGTQREVLVEGSYRPAPAVPQNVEVFVAPLKGFLRLAEIIAFIFIIGGAFSIFNESGAIAAGTQQLVKRMAGREYLLIPIVMTFFSLFGAVFGMCEEAMPFVLIFVPLALSLGYDSFVGVSLSFLAAGVGFAGAFLNPFTLQIAQGIAGIPPVSGWEYRLVVWIVVTAVTIAWVMIYAARVKKNPRSSAMYDIDSERREELLRRQQEHAGFSLRHALSLGILFGGVVGMILGVTLWDWYINEIGGLFFAMGVFSGIASGQGPNTLAKHFIAGMKDMTSAAIIVGFTGGIIVILEDGRIMDSILYGMSRVTASMPRILAADAMYVMQMALNFFIPSGSTKAALTMPIMAPLADLSGLTRQTAVLAYQLGDGFTNMIIPTSGVTIGTLSMAKIPYDRWFRWHWPLQLVFFVLSLLLLIWPVLTHWE; this is encoded by the coding sequence ATGGGCCAGAAAATTCCTAACGTTTTCGTAATCGTCTTCTTTCTAATCCTTGCCGCCGCCGTCGGCACCTGGCTGCTGCCGGGGGGAGCGTTCGAAAGAAAAATGGTGGATGTCGGCGGGACGCAGCGGGAGGTGCTTGTCGAGGGTTCCTATCGTCCCGCACCTGCCGTCCCGCAGAATGTCGAGGTGTTCGTCGCGCCGTTGAAAGGTTTTCTCCGGCTCGCGGAGATTATCGCGTTCATTTTCATCATAGGAGGAGCGTTTTCCATCTTCAATGAGAGCGGCGCCATTGCGGCCGGCACCCAACAGCTGGTGAAGCGTATGGCAGGAAGAGAGTATCTTCTCATTCCCATTGTGATGACCTTTTTCTCGTTGTTCGGCGCGGTATTCGGCATGTGCGAAGAGGCGATGCCTTTCGTACTCATCTTCGTTCCTCTCGCGCTGTCGCTCGGCTACGATTCCTTCGTCGGTGTTTCTCTGAGTTTTCTCGCCGCGGGTGTGGGATTTGCCGGAGCCTTTCTCAATCCGTTCACCCTTCAGATCGCACAGGGCATCGCGGGTATTCCGCCTGTATCGGGTTGGGAGTACCGCCTTGTCGTGTGGATTGTGGTCACAGCCGTAACGATAGCGTGGGTAATGATTTACGCCGCACGAGTCAAGAAAAATCCTCGTAGCAGCGCGATGTATGATATCGATTCCGAGAGGCGTGAGGAACTCCTGCGGCGTCAGCAGGAGCATGCGGGATTTTCCCTGCGCCATGCGTTGTCGTTGGGTATTCTGTTCGGCGGTGTTGTCGGTATGATACTCGGTGTTACGCTGTGGGATTGGTATATCAATGAAATCGGAGGTCTCTTCTTCGCTATGGGGGTGTTTTCCGGCATCGCCTCGGGGCAGGGTCCCAATACCCTTGCGAAGCATTTCATTGCGGGGATGAAGGACATGACCAGCGCCGCGATCATTGTAGGCTTTACGGGAGGTATCATTGTGATACTCGAGGATGGCAGGATTATGGACAGCATACTGTACGGTATGTCGCGGGTGACCGCCAGCATGCCCCGGATTCTCGCCGCTGACGCAATGTACGTGATGCAGATGGCGCTGAATTTCTTCATCCCGTCGGGGTCCACCAAAGCGGCGTTGACTATGCCCATCATGGCGCCGCTCGCGGATTTATCCGGCCTCACGCGTCAGACTGCGGTGTTGGCCTATCAACTGGGTGATGGATTTACCAACATGATTATCCCTACTTCGGGAGTCACGATAGGGACATTGAGCATGGCAAAAATTCCCTACGACCGCTGGTTCCGTTGGCATTGGCCGCTGCAACTCGTCTTTTTTGTACTCTCTCTACTGCTGCTGATATGGCCGGTGCTGACGCATTGGGAGTAG